The following proteins are encoded in a genomic region of Glycine soja cultivar W05 chromosome 17, ASM419377v2, whole genome shotgun sequence:
- the LOC114393331 gene encoding nucleoside diphosphate kinase 2, chloroplastic-like — protein sequence MEAVCGSGSSVWVTSSLTRSPKITLPLFRASYQHLTAFPSQSLLFSYHPSRYANARTLQARTSSKPIFLPHLIASLEQVDQTYIMVKPDGVQRGLVGEIISRFEKKGFKLTGLKLFQCSKELAEEHYKDLKQKSFFPKLIDYITSGPVVCMAWEGVGVVASARKLIGATDPLQAEPGTIRGDLAVQTGRNVVHGSDSPENGKREIALWFKEGEVCDWTPVQSPWLRE from the exons ATGGAAGCTGTGTGTGGAAGTGGAAGCAGTGTTTGGGTCACATCCTCCCTTACACGCTCACCCAAGATCACACTCCCTCTATTCCGCGCCAGTTACCAGCACCTAACAGCATTTCCTTCACAATCCCTTCTTTTCTCCTATCACCCTTCTCGCTATGCTAATGCTAGAACCCTCCAAGCCAGAACCTCCTCCAAACCCATTTTCCTTCCCCACTTAATTGCTTCTctg GAACAAGTTGACCAGACTTACATTATGGTGAAGCCCGACGGCGTCCAACGTGGCCTC GTGGGAGAAATTatttctaggtttgagaagAAGGGGTTTAAGTTAACTGGCTTGAAGCTCTTCCAGTGCTCAAAGGAATTGGCCGAG GAGCATTACAAGGACCTAAAACAAAAGTCATTTTTCCCTAAGCTGATTGACTATATTACTTCAGGTCCTGTTGTGTGTATG GCTTGGGAGGGTGTTGGAGTAGTGGCATCGGCACGCAAGCTTATAGGGGCTACAGATCCTCTTCAAGCTGAACCAGGCACAATAAGAGGAGACCTTGCTGTTCAAACAGGAAG GAATGTTGTTCATGGCAGTGACAGCCCTGAGAATGGCAAGCGTGAAATAG CTCTATGGTTCAAGGAAGGCGAAGTATGCGATTGGACCCCAGTCCAATCACCATGGCTGAGAGAATAA